The Strigops habroptila isolate Jane chromosome 13, bStrHab1.2.pri, whole genome shotgun sequence genome contains a region encoding:
- the GMEB2 gene encoding glucocorticoid modulatory element-binding protein 2 isoform X3, producing MAEDEDSLEAEIVYPITCGDSKANLIWRKFVCPGINVKCVQFDDHLISPKEFVHLAGKSTLKDWKRAIRMNGIMLRKIMDSGELDFYQHTKVCSNTCRSTKIDLTGARVSLTSQTSTEYIPLTPASADVNGSPATITIETCEDASDWSTSIGDDTFAFWRGLKDTGLLEEVIQEFHQELVETMKGLQQRAQDPPLQLGDAVLLNNVVQNFGMLDLVKKVLASHKCQMDRSREQYTRDLAALEQQCDEHRKRAKELKHKAQHLNNVLMTLTPVSVPTPLKRPRLTRATSGPAAITSQVLSQPAQLAVTPGVPVSQLANLPLGKVVSALQPSVLGKSPSQPPATSSPASPLLGGYTVLASAGSTFPGTVEIHPDASNLTVLSTAAVQDGSTVVKVVSPFQLLTLPGLGTTIQNVTQMAPGGSTVVTVPSGATEATGDEHAAAAIEVTAVADEAEQK from the exons TTTGATGATCACCTCATTAGTCCCAAGGAGTTTGTCCACTTGGCGGGCAAGTCGACCCTGAAGGATTGGAAGCGGGCGATCCGGATGAACGGGATCATGCTCCG GAAGATCATGGACTCAGGAGAGCTGGATTTCTACCAGCACACAAAGGTCTGTTCCAACACGTGTCGGAGCACCAAAATTGACCTGACTGGAGCCAGGGTGTCCTTGACCAGCCAGACATCGACTGAGTACATCCCTCTCACTCCTGCCTCTGCGGATG TGAACGGATCCCCGGCTACAATTACCATAGAAACGTGTGAGGATGCCAGCGACTGGAGCACCAGCATCGGAG atGACACCTTCGCTTTCTGGCGAGGCCTGAAGGACACGGGTCTGCTGGAAGAAGTGATCCAGGAGTTCCACCAGGAGCTGGTGGAGACCATGAAGGGCTTGCAGCAGCGAGCACAGGATCCCCCGCTGCAGCTCGGTG ATGCTGTTTTACTCAACAACGTAGTCCAGAACTTTGGGATGTTGGATCTGGTCAAGAAGGTCCTGGCCAGCCACAAGTGTCAGATGGATCGCTCGAGGGAGCAGTACACACGGGATTTGGCAG ctctggagcagcagtgtGACGAGCACCGCAAGCGAGCGAAGGAGCTgaagcacaaagcacagcatCTCAACAACGTCCTGATGACCCTCACACCCGTCTCCGTCCCCACACCTTTAAAACGTCCCAGGCTGACCAGGGCCACCTCTGGACCCGCTGCCATCACCTCCCAGGTCCTGTCCCAGCCGGCACAGCTCGCTGTCACCCCCGGCGTGCCCGTCTCCCAGCTCGCCAACCTCCCTCTTGGCAAAGTGGTCTCAGCCCTCCAACCCTCGGTGCTGGGGAAGAGCCCgtcccagcctcctgccaccagCTCCCCGGCCTCCCCGCTGCTGGGGGGGTACACGGTGCTGGCCTCCGCCGGCTCCACCTTCCCCGGTACGGTGGAGATCCACCCGGACGCTTCCAACCTGACGGTGCTGAGCACGGCCGCCGTGCAGGACGGCAGCACGGTCGTGAAGGTGGTGAGCCCCTTCCAGCTGCTCACGCTGCCGGGACTCGGCACGACCATCCAGAACGTGACTCAAATGGCTCCCGGCGGGAGCACGGTTGTGACTGTCCCATCCGGTGCCACCGAGGCCACCGGGGACGAAcacgccgccgccgccatcgaGGTGACCGCAGTGGCTGATGAGGCGGAGCAGAAGTGA
- the HELZ2 gene encoding LOW QUALITY PROTEIN: helicase with zinc finger domain 2 (The sequence of the model RefSeq protein was modified relative to this genomic sequence to represent the inferred CDS: deleted 1 base in 1 codon), which yields MGGQGRLCETHRAWDPLLVHVVSDNRRKQQYTAIRPCPEFMSTFSYCKFVSRGQPCKHGPQRCQYAHSDVEMAVWEAEREHGLVRSDLLPAAGSCGTNGGLVAPTPVHLYCRFCMVTFNSQESFESHCLSVEHLQMLSADTSVQWMHRAPPLGLTKFSLCSRVDVCEMGNSCTKAHSVEELQEWIQRVKVSVKKKKQALKEGLLSYQDRLIAEYRTCSNEVLIMSEHVEGVRVVCEAALLVQLEDRKMKYQWNFRVHSQMPLQHVALLKREPGVSFYFSGNGLSRGLHYVCGEHVATLPSSPRTALVEVCMESCTLGVFEQWVVFDFGRRPVLIRKIKVKVGWRDTPQHVPSSRESSRAVNFVRWDRGNRIIVPSVTRTAEDVVLLAKYKPPALALEYQSEGGATVPITRLNYRERMHNFLFHEEEAEQALIAKLNLRVVISLTPMLQSLSMGMKFAFSGELFAEVPTPYNLSPDTDEGYLLSRSVPTAFLALDPPVDNRVYEVSVEHKATTEKTIWLQIPKRCCSELNFQSNTSHKVEIQFQIDQLLFRQWHQAVDRLLDEKLVLPDVASCSIPYSLGSPQKGNSKQKLAISLIAGQTTSSRQVPPLLIYGPFGTGKTFTLAMATIEILRQPNTRVLICTHTNSAADIYIREYFHNYVTNGHPWAVPLRIISTDRPINLTDPITQVYCCLSPDQRSFRHPTQAEIDRHHIIITTSMLSKNLKVPPGYFTHIMIDEAAQMLECEALVPLSYATFETRIVLAGDHMQITPKLFSVGGGQSADHTLLNRLFQFYQREKHEVAMKSRIIFNANYRSTAGIIEFVSKHFYIGKGNAITASGNIPPHPEIYPLMFCHVSGVAERDMSMISWHNTSEIIQVIEKVKEIYRRWPDEWGVRDLKRICVVSHGMQVSAVRQELRKKQLQDVVVENYENLPGREFRVIIISTVHTSESLRFLASHHLEFFNEARVLNTIMTRAQSLVVAVGDAVALCSHGQCSKVWKRFIQECIEKESVFPEDLTMAQIKQAACDKESWSRRSPEGDEDDSDTDSWSSEAESMNPDDPILQELLDESKNVLVTVSEEGLLNVKSESSSLWEDRQEYVSFSSQMMQEYLHMHPKMYKRCELIKEGFDRASAFTLNDSPAMTIQIKGRVHCGTAFTGDEVLVEILQNSTSDSGSHRPQGKVVGILKRGERERTFICMMDEFDPRVMIPIDPTVTKIFVPGLKEKPNVIPIRKLVSGKYRVVSCEKISQEMRRCQLFCVQVISWREGFYYPLGIITEIMHAALTLEEGLKILDLEYGLEKKYPAAVTKESARYPSSSKLNFTKENLKDCRSYLTFTVDPEGARDLDDAISVRDLGHHYEIGIHIADVAGIIPKGSALDLEAKKRGVTYYAPNQEPLCMFPPHISQDVCSLLPQKDRRVISLFVTIEKGTDEMLKEVFTLSVIRSDRQLSYEEAELCIKDHYKGAAALCFNTLEDCIAVAYHFSRIHRKFRLQEDCFYDRLDEESSPGNRGSHQMIEELMIMFNSFVAEFLTNQEDTRNVTPLRCQCEPNPQQLMHMKNKYSHMLPLSIHLSHHLGEVTPDQDSSKNVEFSLLAPIWEHLQSAATVRDFHKMLDLIVTDDIHPKLAPVALEFRRLLSRSYFSRSNSTVQSKAGHYSLHVDSYTWASSPIRRYVDVVVQRHLHSVLGKKPIIYSSDDIEFLCHDFNRKNSQAVMYEKRARCLQMTTQLKAQVLQKVAFVVDIEGVNKYFKVLFPLNKESLPDPQIINYRSLQLIEQPMFIQQRSSIRLMWKRRVYSAEKMKEHSLREGPLRDRSVTLLGTQTWQEVLAAIRSENFEKAASLLQNSKDLYQRHMGWVRKSQCSHFMELSLELKAGDTLQFQLTTDVCRGFLVPFVQLWCVTPGFDVCLQHTDKPIDCFSAYATLPSKDNYKHAVEYNKVWMPMSAMESASCAVAENDSIVLHDVKITWAKQRTSKGQLQGSFLLNKMCLEECSIEVDFNHCYLCIRLGGLKLQSDEECLSHSLQNLTFLNKGRSESKLVVDPDTYTWVAHGVTEEFSDEEKSDRSSQQTMNFYIHCMSMENIPAEILKASARFTVELIPKMLPDVRKEKAIWRLKYASELAKSIALGHEPPKKVTTSKILQRKSFDLPGSDRRLNQSQNQAILNALEKSFTLIQGPPGTGKTVVGTHIVYWFHKLNENSIEKEKILSSDEEKPKGRKCILYCGPSNKSVDVVAEMLLKMKSLKPLRVYGEAIETMEYPYPGSKRHLYRRALRDAKPKYELSEIILHHRIRRPPNPYWQEICNFDARMKKGELITEEETKKYKIQLSAARMYELTQHDVILCTCSAASATSLEQLNVKQIIIDECAMSTEPETLIPLVSHRHAEKVVLLGDHKQLRPVVNNDFCKTLGMETSLFERYRNQAHMLDMQYRMHKSICKFPSQEFYEMRLKTCPQLLRKPSVFHHKDNNCCPIIFGHVEGKEQSLMISTEEGNENSKANPEEVEQAVRIAKQLTLDGTIRPESIAILSPYNAQVSEINKGLQKESIRGVTVCTIMKSQGSEWRYVILSTVRSCPRAEIDRKPTKSWQKKYLGFVTDPNQVNVGITRAREGLCILGNRYLLECNPLWRRLLQHYRQQNCYAAAHGILVTKTLAFHR from the exons ATGGGCGGCCAGGGCCGGCTCTGCGAGACCCATCGTGCCTGGGACCCGCTCCTGGTGCACGTGGTGTCGGACAACCGGAGGAAGCAGCAGTACACGGCCATCCGGCCCTGCCCCGAGTTCATGTCAACCTTCAGCTACTGCAAGTTCGTGTCCAGGGGCCAGCCCTGCAAGCACGGCCCGCAGCGCTGCCAGTACGCGCACAGCGACGTGGAGATGGCCGTGTGGGAAGCCGAGAGGGAGCACGGCTTGGTCCGCTCCGACCTGCTACCAGCTGCGGGGAGCTGCGGCACCAACGGCGGGCTGGTGGCACCCACGCCGGTGCACTTGTACTGCCGGTTCTGCATGGTGACCTTCAACTCGCAGGAGAGCTTCGAGAGCCACTGCTTGTCTGTTGAGCACTTGCAGATGCTCTCGGCTGACACCTCAGTGCAGTGGATGCACCGTGCGCCGCCGCTCGGGCTGACCAAGTTCTCGCTGTGCAGCAG AGTGGACGTGTGTGAAATGGGGAATAGCTGCACCAAGGCGCATTCCGTCGAGGAGCTGCAGGAGTGGATCCAGAGAGTGAAggtttctgtgaagaaaaagaagcaagcgCTCAAGGAAGGGCTTTTGTCCTACCAGGACCGGCTCATTGCTGAGTATAGGACGTGCTCCAACGAGGTGTTGATT ATGTCTGAGCACGTCGAGGGTGTCAGGGTG GTGTGTGAGGCAGCCCTGCTCGTGCAGCTGGAGGACAGGAAGATGAAATACCAGTGGAATTTCAGGGTCCACTCCCAG ATGCCTCTACAGCACGTGGCACTACTGAAGCGGGAACCTGGAGTCAGCTTCTACTTCTCTGGGAATGGGCTTTCCCGGGGCCTCCACTACGTCTGTGGGGAGCACGTGGCCACCCTGCCCTCCTCGCCCCGCACCGCGCTGGTGGAGGTCTGCATGGAGAGCTGCACGCTGGGTGTCTTCGAGCAGTGGGTGGTGTTTGACTTTGGCAGACGCCCCGTGCTCATACGGAAGATCAAGGTGAAGGTGGGCTGGCGGGACACCCCGCAGCACgtccccagcagcagggagagcagccGCGCCGTCAACTTCGTGCGATGGGATAGAGGTAACCGGATCATCGTTCCCAGCGTGACGAGGACTGCTGAAGATGTGGTTCTGCTGGCAAAGTACAAACCTCCTGCTCTGGCGCTGGAATACCAAAGTGAGGGTGGTGCAACCGTTCCCATCACCCGTCTCAACTATCGGGAAAGGATGCACAACTTCCTCTTCCATGAGGAAGAAGCTGAACAGGCTCTGATTGCCAA ACTCAACCTGCGGGTTGTCATCTCGCTGACCCCCATGCTGCAAAGCCTCTCCATGGGGATGAAGTTTGCCTTCTCTGGTGAGCTGTTTGCTGAAGTGCCTACCCCTTATAACCTCTCACCGGACACAGACGAGGGGTATCTGCTGAGCAGGTCTGTGCCCACTGCTTTCCTGGCACTTGACCCACCTGTAGACAATCGGGTTTACGAGGTTAGTGTGGAGCATAAAGCCACCACGGAGAAGACCATCTGGCTACAGATACCAAAGAGATGCTGCTCAGAGCTGAACTTCCAGTCAAACACATCCCATAAAGTGGAAATCCAGTTCCAAATCGACCAGCTGCTGTTCCGGCAGTGGCACCAGGCTGTGGACCGCCTGCTGGATGAGAAGCTGGTCCTACCAGATGTCGCCAGTTGCTCTATCCCCTACTCTCTTGGGTCACCACAGAAAGGGAACAGCAAGCAGAAACTCGCCATCTCCTTGATCGCAGGCCAGACAACCAGCAGCCGGCAGGTCCCACCTCTTCTCATCTATGGGCCTTTTGGCACAGGAAAGACGTTCACCTTGGCCATGGCCACCATTGAGATCCTCAGGCAGCCCAACACACGGGTGCTGATCTGCACTCACACTAACAG TGCTGCTGACATCTACATCCGGGAGTACTTCCATAACTACGTGACCAACGGGCATCCATGGGCTGTTCCCTTGAGGATTATATCCACTGACCGTCCCATCAACCTGACGGACCCCATCACGCAGGTGTACTGCTGCCTCTCTCCAGACCAGCGCTCCTTCCGGCACCCCACGCAGGCCGAGATAGACAGGCACCACATCATTATTACCACTTCCATGTTATCCAAGAACTTGAAGGTTCCCCCAGGCTACTTCACCCACATCATGATTGATGAGGCTGCTCAGATGCTGGAGTGTGAAGCTCTGGTTCCACTCTCCTATGCCACTTTTGAGACCCGGATTGTCCTTGCTGGGGACCACATGCAGATAACCCCAAAGCTGTTCTCTGTTGGAGGTGGGCAATCTGCTGATCACACTCTGTTAAACCGACTCTTCCAGTTCTACCAGAGAGAGAAGCATGAAGTTGCCATGAAGAGCAGGATCATCTTCAATGCGAATTATCGTTCCACTGCAGGCATCATTGAGTTTGTTTCCAAGCACTTTTACATTGGTAAAGGCAATGCTATCACAGCCAGTGGGAACATCCCACCCCATCCAGAAATATACCCACTCATGTTTTGCCATGTGTCTGGTGTGGCTGAAAGGGATATGTCCATGATTTCTTGGCACAACACCTCCGAGATCATACAAGTGATTGAGAAGGTGAAGGAGATCTATCGGAGGTGGCCAGATGAGTGGGGTGTCCGAGATCTGAAGAGGATCTGTGTGGTCTCCCATGGGATGCAG GTTTCTGCAGTGAGACAAGagctgaggaaaaagcagctaCAAGATGTGGTGGTAGAAAACTATGAAAACCTGCCAG GGCGGGAGTTCCGGGTCATCATCATCAGCACGGTCCACACCAGCGAGAGCCTGCGCTTCCTGGCCTCCCACCACCTGGAGTTCTTCAATGAAGCCAGAGTGCTCAACACGATCATGACACGGGCACAGTCACTGGTTGTTGCGGTGGGGGATGCGGTGGCCTTGTGCTCCCACGGCCAGTGCAGCAAGGTGTGGAAGCGCTTCATCCAGGAGTGCATTGAGAAGGAGAGTGTCTTCCCAGAGGACCTGACGATGGCCCAGATCAAACAGGCTGCGTGCGACaaggagagctggagcaggaggagcccAGAGGGGGACGAGGATGACAGCGACACGGATTCCTGGAGCTCTGAGGCTGAGAGCATGAATCCCGATGATCCCATCCTCCAGGAGCTCTTAGATGAGAGCAAGAACGTGCTGGTGACAGTGTCCGAGGAAGGGCTGCTGAATGTGAAGTCTGAGTCTTCAAGCCTCTGGGAAGACAGGCAGGAATACGTCAGCTTCTCTTCTCAGATGATGCAGGAGTACCTGCACATGCACCCCAAAATGTACAAGAGATGCGAGCTGATCAAAGAAGGGTTTGACAGAGCTTCTGCCTTCACTCTCAACGACTCCCCTGCCATGACCATTCAGATCAAAGGCAGAGTTCACTGTGGAACTGCTTTCACTGGGGATGAGGTGCTGGTGGAAATCCTGCAGAACAGCACATCTGACAGCGGCAGCCACCGTCCTCAGGGGAAGGTGGTGGGCATCCTGAAGCGTGGGGAGAGAGAACGCACCTTCATCTGCATGATGGATGAATTTGATCCCCGGGTGATGATACCCATCGATCCCACTGTCACCAAGATATTCGTCCCAGGGCTGAAAGAGAAACCCAACGTCATTCCCATCCGCAAGCTTGTCAGTGGGAAGTACAGAGTGGTCAGCTGCGAGAAGATCAGCCAGGAGATGAGGAGATGCCAGTTATTCTGCGTCCAGGTTATCTCCTGGCGGGAAGGGTTTTACTACCCTTTGGGGATAATAACGGAGATTATGCATGCAGCACTGACTTTGGAAGAAGGCTTAAAGATCCTCGACTTAGAGTATGGTCTGGAGAAGAAATACCCAGCTGCTGTCACCAAGGAGTCAGCCAGGTACCCCTCCAGCAGCAAACTGAACTTCACCAAGGAAAATCTGAAGGACTGTCGCAGTTACCTGACCTTCACTGTTGACCCCGAGGGTGCCAGGGATTTGGATGACGCTATCAGTGTCAGGGATCTTGGGCATCACTATGAGATTGGGATCCACATTGCAGATGTGGCTGGCATCATTCCCAAAGGCAGCGCCTTGGACCTGGAAGCAAAGAAGCGGGGGGTCACCTACTACGCTCCCAACCAGGAGCCTCTGTGCATGTTCCCACCCCACATTAGCCAAGACGTTTGCAGCCTCCTGCCGCAGAAGGATCGTCGGGTCATCTCCTTGTTTGTCACCATAGAAAAGGGGACTGATGAGATGTTGAAGGAAGTCTTCACCCTCTCTGTGATCCGCTCGGACAGGCAGCTGTCCTATGAagaggcagagctctgcattAAGGACCACTAcaagggagcagcagctctctgttTCAATACCCTGGAGGACTGCATAGCGGTGGCTTATCACTTCTCCAGGATCCATCGGAAGTTTCGGCTGCAGGAGGACTGTTTCTATGACCGGCTGGATGAGGAAAGCTCCCCAGGTAACAGAGGGTCCCATCAGATGATAGAGGAGTTAATGATCATGTTCAACAGTTTTGTGGCTGAGTTCCTCACCAACCAGGAGGACACCAGAAATGTCACTCCTCTCCGGTGTCAGTGTGAGCCAAACCCTCAACAGTtaatgcacatgaaaaacaagtaCAGCCACATGCTCCCTTTGTCCATCCACCTCTCGCATCACCTGGGAGAGGTGACTCCTGACCAAGACTCCTCTAAAAACGTGGAGTTCAGTCTCCTGGCCCCCATCTGGGAGCACCTCCAGTCAGCTGCTACTGTCCGTGACTTCCACAAGATGCTAGACCTTATCGTTACTGATGACATCCACCCAAAGCTGGCCCCGGTGGCCCTGGAGTTCAGGAGGCTGCTCAGCCGCTCCTATTTCAGTCGCTCCAACTCCACTGTGCAGTCAAAAGCGGGCCATTACTCCCTGCACGTTGACTCGTACACGTGGGCTTCCTCTCCCATCCGTCGGTACGTGGATGTCGTGGTCCAGCGGCACCTTCATTCCGTGCTCGGCAAGAAGCCCATCATCTATTCTTCAGATGACATTGAGTTTCTCTGTCATGACTTCAACAGGAAGAATTCCCAGGCAGTGATGTATGAGAAGAGAGCCCGCTGCCTGCAGATGACCACCCAGCTGAAGGCTCAAGTCCTGCAGAAAGTGGCCTTCGTAGTGGATATCGAAGGGGTgaacaagtattttaaagtcCTGTTTCCACTGAATAAAGAGAGTCTCCCAGATCCCCAGATCATTAACTACAGGTCTCTTCAGCTGATAGAGCAGCCCATGTTCATCCAGCAGCGGAGCAGCATCAGGCTGATGTGGAAGAGGAGGGTGTACTCTGCGGAGAAGATGAAGGAGCACAGCCTGCGGGAAGGACCTCTCCGCGACCGCAGTGTCACCCTCTTGGGCACCCAGACTTGGCAAGAGGTGCTCGCAGCCATCAGGAGTGAGAATTTCGAGAAGGCTGCCTCCCTCCTTCAGAACAGCAAGGACCTGTACCAGCGGCACATGGGCTGGGTACGGAAAAGCCAGTGCTCGCACTTCATGGAGCTCTCCCTGGAGCTGAAAGCTGGCGACACGCTGCAGTTCCAGCTCACCACAGATGTCTGCCGGGGCTTCCTGGTGCCCTTCGTGCAGCTGTGGTGCGTGACGCCGGGGTTCGACGTCTGCCTGCAGCACACGGATAAGCCCATTGATTGCTTCTCTGCCTACGCCACGCTGCCGTCCAAAGACAACTACAAGCACGCAGTGGAGTATAACAAGGTGTGGATGCCGATGAGTGCCATGGAGTCTGCTTCGTGTGCAGTGGCTGAAAATGACTCCATTGTCCTCCACGATGTCAAAATAACCTGGGCAAAGCAAAGGACAAGCAAAGGACAGCTGCAAGGGAGCTTCCTCCTCAACAAAATGTGTTTGGAGGAGTGCTCCATCGAAGTAGACTTCAACCACTGTTACTTGTGCATTCGCTTGGGTGGGCTGAAGCTTCAAAGCGATGAGGAATGCCTTAGCCACAGCCTCCAGAATCTGACTTTTCTTAACAAGGGTAGGTCAGAGAGCAAACTTGTGGTTGATCCAGATACCTACACCTGGGTGGCTCACGGGGTGACCGAAGAGTTCAGCGACGAGGAGAAGTCGGACAGGTCTAGCCAGCAGACTATGAACTTTTACATCCACTGTATGTCTATGGAGAACATCCCCGCGGAAATCTTGAAGGCGTCGGCCAGGTTCACGGTGGAGCTCATACCAAAGATGCTGCCAGACGT AcggaaagaaaaggcaatttgGAGGCTTAAGTATGCCTCTGAACTCGCTAAAAGCATCGCCCTTGGCCACGAACCTCCTAAAAAAG TGACAACATCCAAAATCCTGCAGCGAAAATCCTTTGATCTCCCTGGCAGTGACAGGAGGCTGAACCAGAGTCAGAACCAGGCTATTCTGAATGCTCTGGAGAAGTCCTTCACACTCATCCAAGGCCCACCAG GCACAGGGAAGACCGTTGTTGGAACTCATATTGTCTACTGGTTCCATAAGCTGAATGAGAACAGCattgagaaggagaaaatactaTCTTCTGATGAAGAAAAGCCCAAGGGGAGAAAGTGCATCTTGTACTGTGGCCCATCCAACAAGTCTGTTGATGTTGTTGCTG agatgctgctgaagATGAAGAGCCTGAAACCACTGAGGGTTTATGGGGAGGCCATTGAGACAATGGAATACCCATACCCAGGGAGCAAGCGGCACCTCTATCGCAGAGCCCTGCGggatgcaaaaccaaaatatgagCTCAG TGAAATAATCCTGCACCACCGCATCCGGCGGCCGCCCAACCCTTACTGGCAGGAGATCTGCAACTTCGATGCTCGCATGAAGAAAGGAGAGCTGataacagaagaagaaacaaagaa GTACAAAATCCAGTTGTCAGCTGCTCGTATGTATGAACTGACACAACACGATGTTATCCTGTGCACGTGCTCTGCCGCATCTGCCACCTCCCTGGAGCAGCTCAATGTCAAGCAGATAATCATCGATGAGTGTGCCATGTCCACGGAGCCCGAGACCCTCATCCCCTTGGTCAGCCACCGCCATGCTGAGAAG GTTGTTTTGCTTGGGGATCACAAACAACTGCGGCCTGTGGTCAACAATGACTTCTGCAAGACTCTTGGCATGGAGACGTCTCTTTTTGAGCGCTACCGGAATCAGGCGCACATGCTGGACATGCAGTACCGCATG cacaaaagcatttgcaagtTCCCATCCCAGGAGTTTTATGAAATGCGGCTGAAAACGTGCCCCCAGCTCCTCCGTAAGCCCAGTGTCTTCCACCACAAAGATAACAACTGCTGCCCCATCATCTTTGGGCAcgtggaggggaaggagcagagccTCATGATTTctacagaggaaggaaatgagaacTCCAAAGCAAACCCAGAAGAAGTGGAGCAGGCG GTGAGGATAGCGAAGCAGCTGACACTAGATGGCACCATCCGGCCGGAGAGCATCGCCATCCTGAGCCCCTACAACGCTCAGGTATCCGAGATCAACAAGGGCCTCCAGAAGGAGAGCATCCGCGGGGTGACCGTCTGCACCATCATGAAGAGCCAAG GAAGTGAGTGGAGGTACGTGATCCTGTCGACTGTACGCTCCTGTCCCCGAGCAGAGATTGACAGGAAGCCCACCAAGAGCTGGCAGAAGAAGTACCTGGGGTTTGTTACCGACCCAAACCAGGTCAATGTCGGCATCACACGAGCTCGGGAAGGACTCTGCATCTTAG GGAACCGGTACCTCCTGGAGTGCAACCCTTTGTGGAGGAGACTGCTCCAGCATTACAGACAGCAAAACTGCTAcgctgcagcccatgggatCTTAGTCACGAAGACTTTAGCCTTCCACCGGTGA
- the FNDC11 gene encoding fibronectin type III domain-containing protein 11, giving the protein MAAISNKRKSSSERTAHREEQGSANWELYLRRRSLIQQFLHSSLSLHYLQQQQDKVQLLKRCSFYLDIEPKHVNVRDQNHVMHRTEILQLIDRQRLQRMRKVGRTQTEIQLLLLTELLEQLQQGWEELSFYVKACDMLTFLSHWDVIRQKLSKLTGFMETLLSLEFPGKICVKHSLVSHADLTGTRPPSIRLSLYTKMPVVFDRKESFAHKNWARLKWFTENQESHVEKCELSFNLLTVGLEVGFGRTHQVSSNSCIVPDLKPGRSYEFTIRRVPERTLVFGEWRDTIILTTYTAEDMESSTCAPEG; this is encoded by the coding sequence ATGGCTGCGATTTCCAATAAGCGTAAGAGCAGCTCGGAGCGCACTGCGCACAGGGAAGAACAAGGCAGTGCCAACTGGGAGCTGTACTTGCGAAGGAGAAGCCTCATCCAGCAGTTCCTGCACTCCAGCCTGAGCCTCCACTACCTCcagcagcaacaggacaaggtTCAGCTTCTGAAGAGGTGTTCCTTTTACTTGGATATTGAGCCCAAACATGTGAACGTGAGAGACCAGAACCACGTGATGCATCGCACCGAGATCCTGCAGCTCATAGACCGCCAGCGGCTCCAGAGGATGCGGAAGGTGGGAAGAACCCAGACCGAAATCCAGCTGTTGCTTCTAacggagctgttggaacagCTGCAACAAGGTTGGGAGGAGTTGAGCTTCTATGTAAAGGCCTGTGACATGCTAACTTTCCTCTCCCACTGGGACGTGATTAGGCAGAAACTGTCGAAGCTCACCGGATTTATGGAAACTCTCCTTTCCTTGGAATTTCCAGGGAAGATCTGTGTCAAGCACAGCCTGGTGTCCCATGCGGACCTTACAGGTACCAGACCCCCCAGCATTAGGCTTTCCCTCTATACCAAGATGCCAGTGGTTTTCGATCGCAAAGAATCTTTTGCACACAAGAACTGGGCCAGGCTCAAGTGGTTTACTGAGAATCAGGAGTCACACGTGGAAAAATGCGAGCTGAGCTTTAACTTACTGACCGTCGGCTTGGAAGTGGGATTCGGTAGGACCCACCAAGTCAGCTCCAACTCATGCATAGTCCCGGACCTGAAGCCTGGCAGATCATACGAGTTCACCATTAGAAGAGTACCCGAACGTACACTTGTCTTTGGAGAGTGGCGTGACACCATTATTCTGACAACTTACACCGCAGAAGACATGGAGAGCAGCACTTGTGCACCAGAAGGATGA